In a genomic window of Amphiprion ocellaris isolate individual 3 ecotype Okinawa chromosome 13, ASM2253959v1, whole genome shotgun sequence:
- the LOC111581108 gene encoding zinc finger protein ubi-d4-like isoform X3 — protein MAAAVDSVVKVLGEQYYRDAMEQCHSYNARLCAERSILMPFLDSQTGVAQSNCYIWMEKRHRSAGVAPGQLYTYPARRWRKKRRSHPPEDPRLAFPPLKAADLELGLKRDALGAVDGSSLEALLKGEPLDRRSGVSDLRGPEDDSATVEPPATSTATHTSSGRIRKRVLDHDDYLDDLDDEDFEDETPKRRGKSKSKGRSDKNGKKKTEAAAAALEERDKPYACDTTKKGPNGLALPNDYCDFCLGDSTLNQKTGQSEELVSCSDCGRSGHPTCLQFTPVMMAAVKTYRWQCIECKCCNVCGTSENDDQLLFCDDCDRGYHMYCLTPPMTEPPEGSWSCHLCLALLKDKASIYQQNQSSAPE, from the exons ATGGCGGCGGCCGTCGACAGTGTtgtgaaagt GCTTGGAGAGCAGTATTACAGAGATGCCATGGAGCAGTGTCACAGTTACAATGCTCGTCTGTGTGCTGAGCGCAGCATCCTCATGCCTTTCCTGGACTCTCAGACTGGTGTGGCCCAGTCTAACTGTTACATCTGGATGGAGAAGAGACACCGGAGTGCAG GTGTAGCTCCAGGTCAGCTGTACACCTACCCTGCTCGTCGCTGGAGAAAGAAACGGCGTTCTCACCCCCCTGAGGACCCCCGCTTGGCATTTCCTCCTCTCAAAGCAG CAGATTTGGAGCTGGGTCTGAAGCGTGATGCCTTGGGAGCTGTGGATGGCAGCAGTTTGGAGGCGCTGCTGAAAGGGGAGCCCCTTGATAGGAGGAGTGGCGTGTCGGATCTCCGCGGCCCTGAGGATGATTCGGCCACTGTAGAACCTCCTGCTACATCAACAGCCACTCACACATCCTCCGGGCGCATCCGTAAG AGAGTACTGGACCATGATGATTATTTGGACGATTTGGATGATGAAGACTTTGAGGATGAAACCCCCAAGAGACGAGGCAAGAGCAAGTCCAAG GGCCGCAGTGACAAGAATGGCAAGAAGAAAACagaggctgcagctgcagcactgGAGGAGAGGGATAAACCTTACGCCTGCGACA CAACTAAGAAGGGTCCCAACGGACTGGCACTGCCCAACGATTACTGTGACTTCTGCCTGGGAGACTCCACCTTAAACCAGAAGACTGGCCAGTCAGAAGAGCTGGTATCCTGCTCCGACTGTGGACGCTCAG GCCACCCAACGTGCCTGCAGTTCACTCCAGTGATGATGGCCGCAGTGAAGACCTACCGCTGGCAGTGCATCGAGTGCAAGTGCTGCAACGTTTGTGGCACCTCAGAGAATGAT GACCAGCTGCTGTTCTGTGACGACTGTGACCGAGGATACCACATGTACTGTCTAACTCCACCTATGACTGAACCACCGGAGG GGAGCTGGAGCTGCCACCTGTGCCTGGCTCTGCTGAAGGACAAAGCCTCCATAtaccagcagaaccagagctCCGCCCCTGAGtga
- the LOC111581109 gene encoding sodium/potassium/calcium exchanger 3-like isoform X1: MKAPRRPRQTRLLPRFCVCGVGLLAAAWIFQFHDNTGFHGPAVDSSVSLSKRKLMQQTENKQNDSISKSAISEFPEDIFTLDQRRQGAVLLHVLCAIYMFHALAIVCDVYFVPSLEKISENLQLSQDVAGATFMAAGSSAPELFTSLIGVFITKGDVGVGTIVGSAVFNILVIIGICGIFSGQPISLSWWPLFRDAVFYILSIVVLILVIYDEKVMWWETIILISMYGIYIIIMKFNRSLCSLVEKHCSRAGQPCLSSLRRTTAVGNIGDCDNDMVPLKPDSCAVAGQDSGVVMVDELLNVHPHQLTFSEASLRRLITTHFPPFTRLHMAGRMVINERQRLIRARVGPEDGGASGEEGLGASGPWGRENGTVAEGDRQMLEGERERGKEIGGETGGGAQPKEEEEEEEEQEEGEEENTLFKPFVLPDGWCMRLKWLLSWPVSVLLYCTIPDCSLPRWERWYLLTFLSSTLWIALFSYLMVWMVTIISYTLGIPEVIMGITFLAAGTSVPDCMASLIVARQGMGDMAVSNSIGSNIFDVLLGLGFPWALRTLIVSYGSVVTINSKGLVYSVILLLASVTLTVLCVHLNRWRLDRRLGLCLLLLYAVFLLCSVSFERL, translated from the exons ATGAAGGCTCCGAGGAGACCGAGGCAGACGCGGCTCCTCCCCCGGTTCTGCGTCTGTGGAGTCGGTCTGCTCGCAGCCGCCTGGATCTTTCAGTTCCATGACAATACAG GCTTCCATGGTCCAGCTGTGGATTCCAGCGTCTCCTTGTCCAAGAGaaagctcatgcaacaaacagaaaacaagcagaATGACAGTATATCTAAATCAG CTATCAGTGAGTTTCCTGAAGACATCTTTACTCTGGATCAGAGGAGACAGGGAGCAGTActccttcatgttctctgt GCTATCTACATGTTTCATGCACTGGCCATCGTGTGTGATGTTTACTTTGTGCCATCACTGGAAAAAATATCAGAG AACCTTCAGCTCAGTCAGGATGTTGCCGGGGCAACCTTCATGGCAGCTGGGAGCTCTGCCCCCGAGCTCTTTACCTCTTTGATTG GAGTGTTTATCACAAAGGGAGATGTTGGTGTGGGAACTATAGTGGGATCAGCTGTCTTTAACATCCTGGTCATCATCGGTATCTGTGGGATTTTCTCTGGACAG ccCATCTCTCTGAGCTGGTGGCCACTGTTCCGTGATGCTGTCTTCTACATCCTGTCCATAGTGGTGCTTATTCTG GTGATCTATGATGAAAAAGTCATGTG GTGGGAGACCATCATCCTGATCTCTATGTATGGAATCTATATAATCATCATGAA gTTCAACAGATCTCTGTGTTCCCTGGTagagaaacactgcagcagGGCAGGTCAGCCTTGTCTGAGCAGTCTGCGACGGACAACTGCAGTCGGAAACATTGGAGACTGTGACAATGACATGGTGCCGCTGAAGCCAG ACTCGTGCGCGGTGGCCGGTCAGGACTCAGGGGTGGTGATGGTAGATGAGCTACTGAACGTACACCCCCACCAACTCACCTTCTCAGAGGCAAGCCTCCGCCGTCTCATCACCACGCATTTTCCCCCCTTCACCCGCCTGCACATGGCAGGACGCATGGTCATCAACGAG AGGCAGAGGCTGATTCGTGCTCGGGTCGGCCCGGAGGACGGGGGAGCCTCGGGGGAGGAAGGTTTGGGTGCTAGCGGGCCTTGGGGGAGGGAGAACGGGACGGTGGCCGAGGGGGACAGACAGATGCtggaaggagagagggagaggggtaAAGAGATAGGAGGAGAGACGGGTGGGGGAGCACAGCctaaagaagaagaggaggaagaggaagagcaggaggaaggagaggaggagaacaCTCTCTTTAAACCTTTTGTCCTGCCAG ACGGCTGGTGTATGCGTCTGAAGTGGCTGCTCTCCTGGCCTGTGAGCGTCCTTCTTTACTGCACCATCCCCGACTGTAGCCTTCCACGATGGGAGCGCTGGTACCTGctcacctttctgtcctccaCACTCTGGATCGCTCTCTTCTCCTACCTCATGGTCTGGATG GTGACCATAATCAGCTACACCCTTGGAATCCCAGAAGTCATCATGGGCATCACTTTTCTGGCAGCTGGCACCAGTGTCCCTGATTGTATGGCTAGTCTCATCGTCGCCCGacaag GGATGGGCGACATGGCCGTGTCCAACTCCATTGGCAGTAACATTTTTGATGTGCTGCTGGGCCTGGGCTTCCCCTGGGCACTGAGGACTCTCATAGTCAGCTATGGATCAGTG gtgACAATTAACAGCAAAGGCCTGGTGTACTCAGTGATTCTGCTGTTGGCCTCAGTCACGCTCACT GTCCTGTGTGTCCACCTGAACCGCTGGAGGTTGGACCGCAGGCTGGGACTCTGTCTCCTGCTGCTCTACGCCGTCTTCCTTCTCTGCTCTGTCAGCTTCGAGAGGCTgtag
- the LOC111581108 gene encoding zinc finger protein ubi-d4-like isoform X2: protein MAAAVDSVVKVLGEQYYRDAMEQCHSYNARLCAERSILMPFLDSQTGVAQSNCYIWMEKRHRSAGVAPGQLYTYPARRWRKKRRSHPPEDPRLAFPPLKADLELGLKRDALGAVDGSSLEALLKGEPLDRRSGVSDLRGPEDDSATVEPPATSTATHTSSGRIRKRVLDHDDYLDDLDDEDFEDETPKRRGKSKSKGRSDKNGKKKTEAAAAALEERDKPYACDICGKRYKNRPGLSYHYTHSHLAEEEGEDREEIEAPPTPRQPEEQKTTKKGPNGLALPNDYCDFCLGDSTLNQKTGQSEELVSCSDCGRSGHPTCLQFTPVMMAAVKTYRWQCIECKCCNVCGTSENDDQLLFCDDCDRGYHMYCLTPPMTEPPEGSWSCHLCLALLKDKASIYQQNQSSAPE from the exons ATGGCGGCGGCCGTCGACAGTGTtgtgaaagt GCTTGGAGAGCAGTATTACAGAGATGCCATGGAGCAGTGTCACAGTTACAATGCTCGTCTGTGTGCTGAGCGCAGCATCCTCATGCCTTTCCTGGACTCTCAGACTGGTGTGGCCCAGTCTAACTGTTACATCTGGATGGAGAAGAGACACCGGAGTGCAG GTGTAGCTCCAGGTCAGCTGTACACCTACCCTGCTCGTCGCTGGAGAAAGAAACGGCGTTCTCACCCCCCTGAGGACCCCCGCTTGGCATTTCCTCCTCTCAAAGCAG ATTTGGAGCTGGGTCTGAAGCGTGATGCCTTGGGAGCTGTGGATGGCAGCAGTTTGGAGGCGCTGCTGAAAGGGGAGCCCCTTGATAGGAGGAGTGGCGTGTCGGATCTCCGCGGCCCTGAGGATGATTCGGCCACTGTAGAACCTCCTGCTACATCAACAGCCACTCACACATCCTCCGGGCGCATCCGTAAG AGAGTACTGGACCATGATGATTATTTGGACGATTTGGATGATGAAGACTTTGAGGATGAAACCCCCAAGAGACGAGGCAAGAGCAAGTCCAAG GGCCGCAGTGACAAGAATGGCAAGAAGAAAACagaggctgcagctgcagcactgGAGGAGAGGGATAAACCTTACGCCTGCGACA tctgtGGGAAGCGCTACAAGAACCGTCCAGGCCTGAGCTACCACTATACACACTCTCACCTGGCCGAGGAGGAGGGCGAGGACCGCGAGGAGATCGAGGCACCACCCACTCCTCGCCAGCCTGAGGAGCAGAAGA CAACTAAGAAGGGTCCCAACGGACTGGCACTGCCCAACGATTACTGTGACTTCTGCCTGGGAGACTCCACCTTAAACCAGAAGACTGGCCAGTCAGAAGAGCTGGTATCCTGCTCCGACTGTGGACGCTCAG GCCACCCAACGTGCCTGCAGTTCACTCCAGTGATGATGGCCGCAGTGAAGACCTACCGCTGGCAGTGCATCGAGTGCAAGTGCTGCAACGTTTGTGGCACCTCAGAGAATGAT GACCAGCTGCTGTTCTGTGACGACTGTGACCGAGGATACCACATGTACTGTCTAACTCCACCTATGACTGAACCACCGGAGG GGAGCTGGAGCTGCCACCTGTGCCTGGCTCTGCTGAAGGACAAAGCCTCCATAtaccagcagaaccagagctCCGCCCCTGAGtga
- the LOC111581109 gene encoding sodium/potassium/calcium exchanger 3-like isoform X2, with amino-acid sequence MKAPRRPRQTRLLPRFCVCGVGLLAAAWIFQFHDNTGFHGPAVDSSVSLSKRKLMQQTENKQNDSISKSAISEFPEDIFTLDQRRQGAVLLHVLCAIYMFHALAIVCDVYFVPSLEKISENLQLSQDVAGATFMAAGSSAPELFTSLIGVFITKGDVGVGTIVGSAVFNILVIIGICGIFSGQPISLSWWPLFRDAVFYILSIVVLILVIYDEKVMWWETIILISMYGIYIIIMKFNRSLCSLVEKHCSRAGQPCLSSLRRTTAVGNIGDCDNDMVPLKPDSCAVAGQDSGVVMVDELLNVHPHQLTFSERQRLIRARVGPEDGGASGEEGLGASGPWGRENGTVAEGDRQMLEGERERGKEIGGETGGGAQPKEEEEEEEEQEEGEEENTLFKPFVLPDGWCMRLKWLLSWPVSVLLYCTIPDCSLPRWERWYLLTFLSSTLWIALFSYLMVWMVTIISYTLGIPEVIMGITFLAAGTSVPDCMASLIVARQGMGDMAVSNSIGSNIFDVLLGLGFPWALRTLIVSYGSVVTINSKGLVYSVILLLASVTLTVLCVHLNRWRLDRRLGLCLLLLYAVFLLCSVSFERL; translated from the exons ATGAAGGCTCCGAGGAGACCGAGGCAGACGCGGCTCCTCCCCCGGTTCTGCGTCTGTGGAGTCGGTCTGCTCGCAGCCGCCTGGATCTTTCAGTTCCATGACAATACAG GCTTCCATGGTCCAGCTGTGGATTCCAGCGTCTCCTTGTCCAAGAGaaagctcatgcaacaaacagaaaacaagcagaATGACAGTATATCTAAATCAG CTATCAGTGAGTTTCCTGAAGACATCTTTACTCTGGATCAGAGGAGACAGGGAGCAGTActccttcatgttctctgt GCTATCTACATGTTTCATGCACTGGCCATCGTGTGTGATGTTTACTTTGTGCCATCACTGGAAAAAATATCAGAG AACCTTCAGCTCAGTCAGGATGTTGCCGGGGCAACCTTCATGGCAGCTGGGAGCTCTGCCCCCGAGCTCTTTACCTCTTTGATTG GAGTGTTTATCACAAAGGGAGATGTTGGTGTGGGAACTATAGTGGGATCAGCTGTCTTTAACATCCTGGTCATCATCGGTATCTGTGGGATTTTCTCTGGACAG ccCATCTCTCTGAGCTGGTGGCCACTGTTCCGTGATGCTGTCTTCTACATCCTGTCCATAGTGGTGCTTATTCTG GTGATCTATGATGAAAAAGTCATGTG GTGGGAGACCATCATCCTGATCTCTATGTATGGAATCTATATAATCATCATGAA gTTCAACAGATCTCTGTGTTCCCTGGTagagaaacactgcagcagGGCAGGTCAGCCTTGTCTGAGCAGTCTGCGACGGACAACTGCAGTCGGAAACATTGGAGACTGTGACAATGACATGGTGCCGCTGAAGCCAG ACTCGTGCGCGGTGGCCGGTCAGGACTCAGGGGTGGTGATGGTAGATGAGCTACTGAACGTACACCCCCACCAACTCACCTTCTCAGAG AGGCAGAGGCTGATTCGTGCTCGGGTCGGCCCGGAGGACGGGGGAGCCTCGGGGGAGGAAGGTTTGGGTGCTAGCGGGCCTTGGGGGAGGGAGAACGGGACGGTGGCCGAGGGGGACAGACAGATGCtggaaggagagagggagaggggtaAAGAGATAGGAGGAGAGACGGGTGGGGGAGCACAGCctaaagaagaagaggaggaagaggaagagcaggaggaaggagaggaggagaacaCTCTCTTTAAACCTTTTGTCCTGCCAG ACGGCTGGTGTATGCGTCTGAAGTGGCTGCTCTCCTGGCCTGTGAGCGTCCTTCTTTACTGCACCATCCCCGACTGTAGCCTTCCACGATGGGAGCGCTGGTACCTGctcacctttctgtcctccaCACTCTGGATCGCTCTCTTCTCCTACCTCATGGTCTGGATG GTGACCATAATCAGCTACACCCTTGGAATCCCAGAAGTCATCATGGGCATCACTTTTCTGGCAGCTGGCACCAGTGTCCCTGATTGTATGGCTAGTCTCATCGTCGCCCGacaag GGATGGGCGACATGGCCGTGTCCAACTCCATTGGCAGTAACATTTTTGATGTGCTGCTGGGCCTGGGCTTCCCCTGGGCACTGAGGACTCTCATAGTCAGCTATGGATCAGTG gtgACAATTAACAGCAAAGGCCTGGTGTACTCAGTGATTCTGCTGTTGGCCTCAGTCACGCTCACT GTCCTGTGTGTCCACCTGAACCGCTGGAGGTTGGACCGCAGGCTGGGACTCTGTCTCCTGCTGCTCTACGCCGTCTTCCTTCTCTGCTCTGTCAGCTTCGAGAGGCTgtag
- the LOC111581108 gene encoding zinc finger protein ubi-d4-like isoform X1, whose product MAAAVDSVVKVLGEQYYRDAMEQCHSYNARLCAERSILMPFLDSQTGVAQSNCYIWMEKRHRSAGVAPGQLYTYPARRWRKKRRSHPPEDPRLAFPPLKAADLELGLKRDALGAVDGSSLEALLKGEPLDRRSGVSDLRGPEDDSATVEPPATSTATHTSSGRIRKRVLDHDDYLDDLDDEDFEDETPKRRGKSKSKGRSDKNGKKKTEAAAAALEERDKPYACDICGKRYKNRPGLSYHYTHSHLAEEEGEDREEIEAPPTPRQPEEQKTTKKGPNGLALPNDYCDFCLGDSTLNQKTGQSEELVSCSDCGRSGHPTCLQFTPVMMAAVKTYRWQCIECKCCNVCGTSENDDQLLFCDDCDRGYHMYCLTPPMTEPPEGSWSCHLCLALLKDKASIYQQNQSSAPE is encoded by the exons ATGGCGGCGGCCGTCGACAGTGTtgtgaaagt GCTTGGAGAGCAGTATTACAGAGATGCCATGGAGCAGTGTCACAGTTACAATGCTCGTCTGTGTGCTGAGCGCAGCATCCTCATGCCTTTCCTGGACTCTCAGACTGGTGTGGCCCAGTCTAACTGTTACATCTGGATGGAGAAGAGACACCGGAGTGCAG GTGTAGCTCCAGGTCAGCTGTACACCTACCCTGCTCGTCGCTGGAGAAAGAAACGGCGTTCTCACCCCCCTGAGGACCCCCGCTTGGCATTTCCTCCTCTCAAAGCAG CAGATTTGGAGCTGGGTCTGAAGCGTGATGCCTTGGGAGCTGTGGATGGCAGCAGTTTGGAGGCGCTGCTGAAAGGGGAGCCCCTTGATAGGAGGAGTGGCGTGTCGGATCTCCGCGGCCCTGAGGATGATTCGGCCACTGTAGAACCTCCTGCTACATCAACAGCCACTCACACATCCTCCGGGCGCATCCGTAAG AGAGTACTGGACCATGATGATTATTTGGACGATTTGGATGATGAAGACTTTGAGGATGAAACCCCCAAGAGACGAGGCAAGAGCAAGTCCAAG GGCCGCAGTGACAAGAATGGCAAGAAGAAAACagaggctgcagctgcagcactgGAGGAGAGGGATAAACCTTACGCCTGCGACA tctgtGGGAAGCGCTACAAGAACCGTCCAGGCCTGAGCTACCACTATACACACTCTCACCTGGCCGAGGAGGAGGGCGAGGACCGCGAGGAGATCGAGGCACCACCCACTCCTCGCCAGCCTGAGGAGCAGAAGA CAACTAAGAAGGGTCCCAACGGACTGGCACTGCCCAACGATTACTGTGACTTCTGCCTGGGAGACTCCACCTTAAACCAGAAGACTGGCCAGTCAGAAGAGCTGGTATCCTGCTCCGACTGTGGACGCTCAG GCCACCCAACGTGCCTGCAGTTCACTCCAGTGATGATGGCCGCAGTGAAGACCTACCGCTGGCAGTGCATCGAGTGCAAGTGCTGCAACGTTTGTGGCACCTCAGAGAATGAT GACCAGCTGCTGTTCTGTGACGACTGTGACCGAGGATACCACATGTACTGTCTAACTCCACCTATGACTGAACCACCGGAGG GGAGCTGGAGCTGCCACCTGTGCCTGGCTCTGCTGAAGGACAAAGCCTCCATAtaccagcagaaccagagctCCGCCCCTGAGtga